One window of Populus nigra chromosome 5, ddPopNigr1.1, whole genome shotgun sequence genomic DNA carries:
- the LOC133693098 gene encoding solute carrier family 40 member 3, chloroplastic, with amino-acid sequence MAMVTVSQSFNFHGFFVRKASLLPSSASRVRYSINDRRWLNLDSASSSCRFRNLNSRCSITNTDLHLSNVLTEDEAPQDLSAAECDCSTPIVHLKTDILESESLSLLAETTYVDSVLTALPVLSEEEQNALAATPAHPVGLYALYASSLAGNLVEQLWNFAWPSAIALLHPSLLPVAVMCFFSKLAIIVGGPLVGKLMDYSPRVPAYMGLNVVQAAAQLLSATMIIHAHTVSPTSVSSVLLRPWFIILVLAGAVERLCGVATGVAVERDWVILLAGMNRPIALAQANAVLNRIDLICEIAGASVFGILLSKYEPVTCLKFAAASMIWSLPVMIGLTWLTNKLATGVLDRPRSCQTCCGESSEEAAVDAGSIVDRGLETIKLGWKEYMQQPVLPASLAYVLLFFNVVLAPSSLMTAFLTQRGVNPSVIGGFSGLCAFMGVAATFLSATLVKQLGILKAGAAGLVFQASLLSLAVAVYWSGSLSQQSPVLFFLGLIVLSRLGHMSYDVVGAQILQTGIPTSKANLIGTTEVSVASLAESVMLGVAIIANDASHFGFLAMLSLLSVVGAAWMFCRLLLNPTDEQRSLFAVESNT; translated from the exons ATGGCTATGGTCACAGTTTCACAGTCTTTCAATTTTCATGGATTCTTTGTTAGAAAAGCCTCTTTATTGCCATCATCTGCTTCGAGAGTTCGCTATAGCATCAATGATCGAAGATGGTTGAATTTAGATTCAGCTTCAAGTTCTTGCAG GTTCAGGAATTTAAATTCAAGGTGCTCAATAACAAATACTGACTTGCACTTGAGCAATGTTCTCACTGAGGATGAGGCACCACAAGATTTATCGGCTGCCGAGTGTGACTGTTCAACCCCCATTGTTCATCTCAAAACAGATATCCTTGAGAGTGAATCTCTTAGCTTACTAGCTGAGACAACTTATGTGGATAGTGTTTTGACAGCGTTGCCT GTTTTATCAGAGGAGGAGCAGAATGCCCTTGCAGCAACTCCAGCCCATCCAGTTGGATTGTATG CACTTTATGCTAGTTCTCTAGCTGGAAATTTAGTGGAACAGCTGTGGAATTTTGCTTGGCCTTCTGCTATTGCGTTGCTTCATCCTAGCCTTCTACCAGTGGCGGTCATGTGTTTCTTCAGTAAG CTCGCCATAATTGTTGGTGGCCCTTTGGTTGGCAAACTCATGGATTATTCTCCCAGAGTACCTGCATATATGGGTTTAAATGTTGTCCAG GCAGCTGCACAGTTGTTATCTGCAACAATGATAATTCATGCACATACTGTTTCTCCTACTTCTGTGTCATCTGTTCTTCTCCGTCCATGGTTTATCATACTTGTGTTAGCGGGGGCTGTCGAGAGGCTATGTGGAGTAGCTACAGGGGTTGCTGTGGAGCGTGATTGGGTCATACTG TTAGCAGGAATGAATAGGCCTATTGCACTCGCACAAGCAAATGCTGTTCTTAATCGAATTGATCTTATCTGTGAG ATAGCTGGAGCATCAGTATTTGGAATTCTTCTCTCCAAATATGAGCCAGTGACTTGCTTGAAGTTTGCTGCTGCTTCAATGATCTGGTCGTTACCAGTCATG ATTGGTCTCACATGGTTAACCAACAAGCTAGCCACCGGGGTTCTTGACCGTCCAAGATCTTGTCAAACCTGCTGTGGAGAATCTTCTGAAGAAGCTGCGGTTGATGCTGGCAGTATAG TGGATAGAGGTCTGGAAACTATCAAGCTTGGGTGGAAGGAATACATGCAGCAGCCCGTTCTTCCTGCAAGCCTTGCCTACGTGCTCCTCTTCTTCAATGTTGTTCTTGCTCCAAGCAGTTTGATGACAGCATTTTTGACACAGCGTG GAGTTAATCCATCTGTAATAGGGGGCTTCAGTGGATTATGTGCTTTCATGGGTGTTGCAGCAACATTTCTGTCAGCCACCTTGGTCAAGCAACTTGGCATTTTAAAG GCTGGAGCAGCTGGACTTGTATTTCAggcttctcttctctccttagCTGTTGCTGTGTATTGGAGTGGGTCTCTCTCTCAGCAGAGCCCTGTACTCTTCTTCTTGGGATTGATT GTATTATCAAGGCTGGGACACATGTCATATGATGTTGTGGGAGCACAGATTCTTCAAACTGGGATCCCAACATCCAAAGCAAATCTTATAGGCACAACAGAAGTTTCTGTTGCAAGTTTGGCAGAGTCTGTAATGTTGGGAGTTGCAATAATAGCAAATGATGCTTCACATTTTGGATTTTTGGCGATGCTATCTCTTTTATCAGTGGTTGGGGCAGCATGGATGTTCTGCCGATTGTTGTTGAATCCAACGGATGAACAGAGAAGTCTTTTTGCAGTAGAATCCAACACATGA